The genomic window gtGGCCGTGCTATGGATGACGAATATGAGCTTCAACCACAACGACCGTCAAGAGGCTGATACCAGCATGCTGAAATGAGCAAGTTGTGTTTGCATGTACGATATTCTAGGGAGCATGGGTGAAAGTATACATATAGATTTGTACGAGGAAATAGCGTTGCATATAGAAATCCGGGATACGTCGGCATGTCAAGCCTCACAGAGTATGCCGCCCGGCAAGAGAACTCGACTTGCGCTTGGGCTTCATATCGTTCAGTTCATTCATTGTATTATTACAAGGGCCACCACAGGGCGGCCCGCTTCTAAATCAATCCCGTCTATCCTTTGTCTTGGACTGCCTATTTCTCCTCAGCATCTTCGCTCTTGGCCAAATCATGCTCCTTCAAAAGTGCTGTAATCTCATCCGCATTCCACAGCCTGTGATAAATCTTGCCGTCTTCCGTCTGTCCTACTGTGGCGAACTCAACTACATAGCTGGTTAGTAAAGCAAATCATTGTAGAACTGTTTGACGTCCGCACTCACTCTTCTCGCTGCTTAGCTTGGTAGAATCCATCGTCTTGCTCAACACTTTGACAGCCATGGCACAAGCTTCTTTCAGTGTGCAATCCTCCTTGTAGTCTTGCTTCAACAAACTCTGGGCACTGGCAttgttggcgccggcgctgGTTGCCTTCCAGCCACCGTAGTTGCCAGATGGGTTACTAAGGTACAGTTGGAATTGCCTTCGAGGGTCCCAACCAGCATAGATGAACGAAACACCAAAGGGTCGGAGACCGCCGTGCTGGGTGTATCCCTGTTTCAAATCGCAGAGGCGGCGAACGAGCTGCTCGCAAGGAATGTCTTCATTGTAGGTGAGGAGATATCGCTGGGCGGCTTGGCGAGCGTAGTTGATGAGAatgttggcgtcggcggtCATGCCAGCAACTGCGCAAATCATATTGCTAAGGGCTATTAGACAACGTAGCTGAGCAGATACGATAATGCATTAAAGCTGAAACCTACTCGTTCAGAACATACAGCTTCTCCGCTGATGTGTCCTGTTCCAACAACTTGGAAGTGACTTTACGCTCTGCCGCGAGGACAATACCATCCTTGGCGAGGATGCCAATGGCAGTGCCGGCGTGTGAGATGGCCTCCAGAGCATACTCTACCTGGTAGAGACGGCCTTCTGGTGAGAAGATTGTTGTCTACAGGCGTCGCGGGTTAGTTATTGAGCTTAAGGAACTACTAGTATCCAAAAGAACGTTTCGACGTACTCGGGAATCGTAACGGCGAGACATGGCTGCGGAGACGGCCGGTTTGTCAGGTCAAGCGGTAGAGAAACTAAGATGCGAGTCGCTCTCTTTTAGGATTTGAAGTTATTATGTCTCGATGGTTGGCGGAGGAGAGCAAAACAATGAATTGATGATGTCTGCAGGTGGGTTTGAGATGCTTCACCACAGGCGTCACTTGCTGTCGCGAGAGCTCCAGGCACAAGCTAGCCGCGTAGGTAAGCTCCATCCTCACCGTGGGGAGTGACTGATACCTCAGGCTGCAACTGCATTGCTTTGCTGACTAACATACGCTGACTCAGATGACTTGATTTCGCCGAAATTCTACCGATGCTCCGTACAGCCAAGTTATCTGCGCCGCCTGCTTTGCTTGAAAGCCCAGGCTCCACTCGCCATCTCCACAGGATGTCTCCATCGAATAGTCTTGGATAGAGAAAAGCCCTGATGTTGACCTACTGAGCTGATATGAGACGCCCAATGCAGCCggcatactccgtactggaAATAGGGATGCGGTGTGCGTCATGTTTGACCGTCTATATAGCTTAACAAGTTTTACGAGTGCGGTTTTTAGAACTTTCTAGTTTCACACAATTGAGAGGGGAGGCAGCGCTGAACTTAAAATGTTAAAACCTGAAGCGTGATGCGTGAATGGGGTGTGGTCTGCACGTGAGCATGGGTAATGGGAGTCCGTAACAGGAGCTGGTTGGGTGGACGATTAGCCAAGCAAGCAGGCGACGCCACTTGCCAGCGAAGGTCCTCGAATTTATCTCGACTACGCCTTCCGCCACAACGGACTGCTTCGAGATCTTGCCTCTTCCATCCACATCAACATTGTACGTCGGTGTCAGCCAGGATCGGCTGAAGCCTTTCTATCAACCTGTGCGCGGGTTTTCACGATCCCATCCGTTTGACTACTCATATTCCAGATATTCTGCTCCTTGCAACGGTTTGCGCAAGTGCAGCACGGTGTTCTTCGCTGACGCGGCGCGAGCTTTAATTGCCCACCGCCCAACGGCCTTTTGCATCGCCCACTCCTccgcttcttttttttaacccGCCATTTCCCACTTTTTGGTCGCGACAGCTCCCAGGTGCACAACAAGACTGAGTCGCCTTCACGTTAAGGTCCGCATTAAAGTCGGAAAATAAACATCGCGCATAATACTGTGTGCCATTTGGGAGTATTTCTTTCGGAGATAGAAGGGTTGCTTGCTGTGGTTGGATTTGTTCTCGGCAAATTTTTCCTTGTTATAGTCGTGACTCTAGCCCTGTCAGCGTCGTAAATTTCAAATGCCTGTTTGAGAGAGCTAGACAGTCTTTGAACACTCCTCGCCTGCAAAAGTAGATCGCGAAGTTACCGGAAACAGCAACCGAACACCAAGACCCTTATCACGCGCGTCGCTCCCACTTGCGGCCACAAGATACCACTCCCTGCCACATAAGACGCGATGTCTGGTAAGCTCAAACCAACTTCACTCTACTGGGTCCAAAACGCACGCCCGAGGGGCTTGCGCATTATGTGCAACTCAAGGACGGAATGCGACAGGCATCAGACAAAGCAACTAACACCATGTCTATAGGAGAGGCAGAGCCTAGGCGCTCGGTCAGAGCAACCAAAGGTCAACACACGAAATCATTTGACGAGCTCGAACCTGCAGTTGCGCCGAAACGACGACAGACcaagaagaccaagaaggcGCAAGAGAAGGATCAATCCCAGGAACCCGAGGAGGTTATTCGGTGTGTTTGTGGAGCAACCGAACAAGATGAAGATTCAGGGGAGGCCTGGATCTCCTGCGAGACCTGCTATGCCTGGCAGCACAATGTCTGTGTCGGCGTAAGCTCTTTTGAGGACGAAATTCCCGACAACTACTGGTGCGAACAGTGTCGACCCGAAGACCATAAAGAGCTCCTGGCAGGCATAGCCAGAGGAGAAAAGCCATGGGAGGCTCGACGCAAGGCAcacgaagaagaagaggctgaaagaaagaagaagaagggaggGCGCAGAGGCAAGGGCAAACGAAGCAGCGATTCTAAGGATGAGCTCGAAAAGGACggcaaagccaaggcaaaggccTCGCCTGCACCTGAGCCCGCATCAAAGGATAGAAAAGAGCCCGCTTCAAAGCAGGGAAAGCGAAAAATTCGAGAGGAGTCGCAGGACACAGATGGCAAGGTAAGATATCAATTGCTTTACATCCACTTGCATGTGGCGCACTATGAATGCAAGCTAATGTCTAATAGGCAGCTAAACAACGTCGAGTATCAGAGCGTGATGTAGTTCCTGCGGCCGCCAAATACACCAAACCTGATGATCTGGCTTCGGCGATATCTGAATTGGCTGCATCGCGTTCAGGCCCTGCCAAGGCTCTGAAGAAATCCATTGCTCATGTTCTGGCTATCATTGCGAAGGATGGGGAACTCAGGGTTCCCGACGGCAAGACAGAAGACAGCATGTCTGAGGAATATGCCTTACAAATCGAGCGCGCTGTCTACGATACGCACCCAGCATCCAAGGGTCAGAAAGAGTATAACCATCAGATTAAGTCTCTGACCTTCAACCTCAAGAATAACCCGGAAGTGATGCAAGGTCTGTTGCATGGCATACACTCGCCCACGACCCTTGCTGTCATGACTTCAGAACAGCTCGCGTCGGCCGAACTACAAAAGCAAACTGCTGAGATGAGAGCGAAGGCGGAGAAGCAATCCATCTTATACACACAAGAGACTGGCCCGCGTGTTCGAAGAACTCACAAGGGGGAGGAGGTAGTTGAGGACGAAACCGCCCTTAACGAGGCCCCTTTGCCCATGGCTGGCGGTCCTCGGAAAGGCGTCAGCCAGCATCCACCGCTTGTCAAACGAGAGCCGACTGGGGGAGACCATGGCGAAGTGAAAGCGAGATCGCCAACTCAGCCTGAAGCACAACACTCACCTTCGCAGTCCAATTTTGACATTAACAAGGTGTTTTCAACGGTCAAATCGCCGACACTATCACAAAACCGTCGACCGTCTGCGCCAGTTCTCAATACCAGCGGCCCTGGATTTGATCCCGATGTTGATCGAATGCTGCAAGATGAGACGGAGTCCCCGCCTTATTCTCCAACTGAAGAATCGCAAGACCCTGATGTTATATGGAAGGGATCACTTGCCATGAGCTCCATTGCAGATTttccagccatggccaagcacgTCGGAGGCGCCAATTTCGCCTCTTTCGGCCCCTGGTCAAAACTCATTCCCAGGCGAATGACGGTTGCCGGACGCATTACGCAACAGAGCGCCATTGAGTACCTGTGCAGTCTTCGATACAGTAATCTCACCGACATAGTTGTTGTCAGCATCACCCCGACATCAGCGGAATCCCAGCCAGATTTCAGGGCGTTGGTCGACTACTTCATTAGCAAAGGTCGATACGGAGTCGTTGGAAACAAGGTCGCAGGAAATGTCAGGGACACGTAccttgtgcctgtgcctgccGGCGACGATGGTCACCCCGAGTTTATGCTAAACCTGGTCGATAATTACATCCCCAAGACAAGAACGGAGCCCATGCTTCTGGCCGTATTCGTGTATCGCAACGAACCAGATCAGCTGAAGCAAACCAACAAGGACGAGCTCACCCCCGTTGCTACGCCTCAGCCTCCCAGCGTCACCGCGTCTCCTACGCCTGCACCTGGTGGGCAAAGAAGCAGCTCGACGTCTGGGCCAGCTTTCTCCCCAGCGACACCGCAGGGCTCAtttggccagcagcaccacGGAGGGCCTCCTCAGTCGACTACACCAGTCCCTATCCCACAGCCGCCGCATATGCAACGACCACCTCCGCAGACTGCAGTTCCTCCACCCAGTCACTCCCCCCCGGCGGGTGATCAACTGACAGAGGCCCAAAAGTACCAAGCTCAGCAGGCAGGACAGGCGGTTGCAGCGCAGGTGTTGGGTGACTTGATTAGTGTACCCACGGTACAATTCTTATTGCCTCAAGCGTTCCAGATGTCTCGACTTGAGTGGGAAGTGATAAGGTCAATCTATGAAAAGGACCCACGAGCACGACAGGATCTCCAGTACC from Metarhizium brunneum chromosome 2, complete sequence includes these protein-coding regions:
- the bye1 gene encoding Transcription factor bye1, encoding MSIGEAEPRRSVRATKGQHTKSFDELEPAVAPKRRQTKKTKKAQEKDQSQEPEEVIRCVCGATEQDEDSGEAWISCETCYAWQHNVCVGVSSFEDEIPDNYWCEQCRPEDHKELLAGIARGEKPWEARRKAHEEEEAERKKKKGGRRGKGKRSSDSKDELEKDGKAKAKASPAPEPASKDRKEPASKQGKRKIREESQDTDGKAAKQRRVSERDVVPAAAKYTKPDDLASAISELAASRSGPAKALKKSIAHVLAIIAKDGELRVPDGKTEDSMSEEYALQIERAVYDTHPASKGQKEYNHQIKSLTFNLKNNPEVMQGLLHGIHSPTTLAVMTSEQLASAELQKQTAEMRAKAEKQSILYTQETGPRVRRTHKGEEVVEDETALNEAPLPMAGGPRKGVSQHPPLVKREPTGGDHGEVKARSPTQPEAQHSPSQSNFDINKVFSTVKSPTLSQNRRPSAPVLNTSGPGFDPDVDRMLQDETESPPYSPTEESQDPDVIWKGSLAMSSIADFPAMAKHVGGANFASFGPWSKLIPRRMTVAGRITQQSAIEYLCSLRYSNLTDIVVVSITPTSAESQPDFRALVDYFISKGRYGVVGNKVAGNVRDTYLVPVPAGDDGHPEFMLNLVDNYIPKTRTEPMLLAVFVYRNEPDQLKQTNKDELTPVATPQPPSVTASPTPAPGGQRSSSTSGPAFSPATPQGSFGQQHHGGPPQSTTPVPIPQPPHMQRPPPQTAVPPPSHSPPAGDQLTEAQKYQAQQAGQAVAAQVLGDLISVPTVQFLLPQAFQMSRLEWEVIRSIYEKDPRARQDLQYLGALLEKEGSEKRTQGSAVGGSQ